From the genome of Cololabis saira isolate AMF1-May2022 chromosome 4, fColSai1.1, whole genome shotgun sequence:
cggtgcagatgtcctccagaggcaccccctgcagggcagccaagaagctgcgacgcttctggccgagtggcacctcacccccactggtaaggggcggccactggccctgtgggtgcgctcgacggtgtccaccacccagtgggacggcgctgtccagaaacagcacgccccctgttggggccaccatggcagagaacaagctgctccgaccgtcgcacaggcgcggtagcataagcagcaagggcccgtacggggcacaaagggcttggcccactctctgcaggacctagggcaggaacgccacgttcggccacaacgtagcccctgagctgactgacagggcatgtaactcatcgactcgccgatgtcatggcgaggagaaaagctatctccatagagagccacttcaggcccacccaggccaagggcccaaaagggtggagaagagagggcacctagcaccatgggcaggtcccacactgctcgggggtttatattcatgtttatgttctggttctctggaaagcgtctagagacaacatctgttgtattagacgctatataaataaaatcgaatggaatcgaaaactggggcctttgggctcctcgggggggggcagcctcagagcccccctgagaaagagaaaccagccggtggcaccccacggtggcattctcaaccagggcatgttgcgatgaaatgaccgccacatacacccttaaagtggactgagcacggccaccatccaggagggaccgaaaggaaccccaggatcgtggccacggggcaaagaacagggtcctctgccccgtctgcacaccaggcagagaatctcccccactcgcactcataccagaggcgggtgggaggcacatgggcattcgagatgccagccctgacaggttcaggacagcttgacaacaatgggtcgggcgccgcagcggccagactcGGAGCCAAAAacgacggggtcggggtgcaaaacctgaatccccggctggaaaagacggtccctctggggggcgtcatgttgtgtcgcagcagagcctccgcagcagtggaaaccatgtttccccggtcggaagggggccaccaagaggaccccgtgagccctctggaggaccctctgcaaaggcgacttgcgccgggagaggaagtccgtcacccggttcctgtctccaggcaggaacatcgcccgaaggccgggcaggcgaggagctgtccacgctaggaggccccgggacacctgcagcagctgtgcagagtcggggccccctctggtggccgatcaaggaacagtggacacactgtccgaccgacccggcacgtgcctcttggcatccaggcggggctgtccagccacattgcagggggcgtagcgacagcaggcccaaaggtataagaggggcaagggttgccatcacgcacctggtgaaaaaaatcctcggtgacagggagagcccgcacaggagcaccctgaaccgacaacggtggccccggtaggcgagcccccggaaccaccggtgacgtgccgcgaccggcacgtgaaacaagcgccctgtaggtccacagtcgcaaaccacttcctcctgaccaacgcagagcatctgctgtggtcaagcctccggaagggcaggaccttcatgtattcgtcgaggtccctcaagtccaagatgggacgacgtccgtcgTCTCACTGgctgacgagaaagtagctcaagtagaacccccaggccgcggcggggggtccaccggcatgatggcgctcttggccagtagggcgggcaacacctgagcccaagccggaatgtttgccgggtctctgacgatggtcatctcaacccggccggagataggaggccggtgtcggaactgcaatacgtacccccgggctagggtggaaaccacccgggccccaatgagcaggcagcccagtaaccgagctgctgccggaaaagtagctgacgaccggctccgtggccttagcgccgtctcccccgggctccggacgtcccgggggggcgacggtcgggatcaacgccccgacgctggtgggacggtccgcgcacaggggggcgaaagtcaccagcaggctgactcacagaccgctgaaagccgcgccggccgccgtgggcaggcggccgggggcgaggcccgggggccggtgaagggcctcccggtgtacaggaggcggccgcacccctgtgaaggtacaccagccgctgcctggtctcatcagccagggcggtgcggttcagagcttccagggcagttgccccaaacagctcccccggttctgccggtgcctgacgaagaaccctacgagcagtctccgtcaggggtgactgcgccagtcagacatgacggcgcgtgtgcaccagggtggacatcagccgccccagttccctcgtttgggaggcaaaaagcctgtagggacacatcacacatgtcctgtgtggaatcatccacctgtgcatcctgcagggaggtggagagagccagtagcagatgaaaaaaagggtgttccccagccggccgatgcgtgccgctgtttcataagccttacaaatatgcccatcagtaaccctaccctcatcaggagccactatcagtgctgcaatggagggctcgatggggggggcatgtggtggagaccagccacagcagcgtcctccatcgccgtcagagcacggtcatcagccggctgtgacatctctccagcatgagtgcagctccctcaaaaaacTCCGACAAAGACGGaatgtgaattccaccggagaaggattgcgcctgtggaaggcgctagaggccacctccgcacgcggtgcattcggctgcaagtgtgccagggcagtgcggataatgctctgcacggaggaacaaaccgtcccctcccgagagctctgggcagatgagtgcgaggagaaccccgagcgctgtgaggccgggtcccctgatgacacgttgaagtggcttgccgaggctgcaatggagatggcgtcctccggcagcggcggtggcgaccccagagcaaactctggcatggcaggttccacctggccagtaccaggttgcagattgaggaggggcgccgtcatctgctccatgtcggcagccaagcgatctaccttcgaggagagctggctcgtcatccgccgtcgtttgggggcccccaccactctctttgccgatcgcttcagagaagaccccggctgagatgaggggaggctggccaacggccccgctgctcagggccgaggcacgacacgcagaggtcctggtcatccgcagggtccagggcggccatgcaccctgggcatgaacgctccatcacagcgaccggtgggagagggaggggacacgctgccgtcgccacggatgtgctggcaggagagaggagcggacacgctgccgttcacacgaatgtgtcggtgggagcggtcacgctgccgtcaccacggatgtgccggtgggagaggggagcggacgcgctgcagtcaccacgtaggtgtcggtgggagaggggagcggaaacgctgccgtcaccacagcgagcacgctgccgtcaccaccaatatgccggtgggagaggggagcggccacgctaccgtcagcacggatgtgctggtaggagagacgagcggacacgctgccgtccacacgattgtgtcggtgggagcggtcacgctgccgtccacacgaatgtgtcggtgggagaggggagcggtcacgctgccgtcaccacggatgtgccggtgggagagggagcggacgagctgccatcaccacgtaggtgtcagtgggagaggggagcggaaacgctgccgtcaccacagcgagcacgctgccgtcaccgccaatatacaggcgggagaggggagggccacgctacagtcaacacaggtgtgtcagtgggagaggggagcggaaacgctgccgtcaccacagcgagcacgctgccgtcaccgccaatatgcaggcgggagaggggagggccacgctgccgtcaccacggctatgagaaaaggcaaaaataggcgtcttcactcaaaaagaagagaacaatcctctctcgtttctttcctttttttttctttttttcaaaagaaaaaaataatctgcaaggaaaaaataatgttgtcacattaataaagtgggagagggagcgaaacgctgccgtcaccacaaatgagccggtgggagaggggcgtggccttcaccacggctgtaagaaagaccaaaaaaggtgtttgtattgttttttcaaaagaaaaaaataatccttttctgtcttctttttttcctttttttttttttttcaaaagaaaaaaataatctgcaaggaaaaaataatgtcacattaataaagtgggagagggagcgaaacgctgccgtcaccacaaatgagccggtgggagaggggcgtggccttcaccacggctgtaagaaagaccaaaaaaggtgtttgtattgttttttccaaagaaaaaaataatccctttctgtcttctttttttttttttttttcagcagaaaaaataactgcacagaatgttcaggtgtcgggcgcagccaacagcttaccttctgtcagctgggccaggggggcggggcggggagacgccgccgccgccgcaacgaacaccaataaataccaataaataccgcgcggccacagcctctcggaggacgacagagatcgttactcctaccttacggcacgaagctgcacgggggccggcggttttagggaggaaaggaagaagctttcacaaagctcctatttccgtcctgtacttcagacgcgcgatgcgagaagaaataaggagccgatcccatgctgacgccggaagatatacccttccgggggtcatgcaggggtcacgggtgacgtgacattgttggtattgtactcgacatgcgcatgcgcgagggaagatatccagtgcttacagcaccgcctggcggtcagtagggacgaaatagaacatcGGCTCTTTTAAACCGGTTCAGCCTGCAGGCAAAAGTGTCccaaatctgatttttttttgggtCAAGTGACCTGATCCGACTTCCTCAGGATTAGTGTGAACAATCACTTCCATATGTGGTCCTGAATCAAACCCAGGACTGATCTTTTTCAATGTGGCCGcagtgtgaacagcaaaggTGGATTTAATGCAAAATTTACGTCAattttctttctcttcattcctctcctcctcagaaCCTGCGCATTAATGTTACGGCTGCCATTACTTGAAACATTTGgcaataaaagcaaaaaaacactcaCTTCCTCCATAACCTCCCCAACCGGAGTGCAACGGCTGCTGCGTCTGACCTATTTGTTATTGTTcttctgcgcatgcgggtcaggtCTAAACACATCCCAGTGGAATCTAACAAAGGCCACATTTGAAAAGTAATTTGAACAATTTATTCGaggagttttttgtttttttcatcggtattgtcttgtttttgtcGTATTTCTACtcttattgttgtgttttattggtgttattattgatgttgTAAGAGCCATTAGTGTTGGGTTTGAATgatttatgtttggatatgttttgttttgcctCCTACCACTTGGGGGAGTGGTGCCACTCTCCACTTTTGTGAAGGTCAAAGGTTATATAATTAAGGTGATGAATGAACTCAGGTGTTGCTGAGTAGGAAGCAAACAGTTATTTCACCGTGTGGTAttgtaaatgaagagaaagGATTTGTATGTGTTTTGGAGGAAAGAATTGAAAAGCAGAACTGAACAGCGTGGACAAATTTTGTTAAATTGCAAACAAAGTTACTCaatggaaacagttttggacatttgcaTTTATTGCATGAGTCACAACAAGTAAAACCAGCAACTGGTGGTGACTTTTTTGTTATGCAAAAAGGGAAACtacagatgttttattttttgtgaagcaccttgtgacattccgttgtctgtgaaaagtgctatataaataaactttagttACTACCTTACTTACTAAACTATCCTAAGTGCGCGTTAAGACCTGCAGTGTGAACTTAGATCGGTACACAGTTGACCAGCGCAACGCTGACGTCATGCGGCCGCTCCTTAACCTGACATGGGAATGAGTCTGGAAAACCGGTTGGGCAAAGGAGAGTTTTTGTTCATTGTCAAAGATGTGTTCACACGCCAAGTGTAAACAGAGTCACGTGGTTCCTTACAAGAGACTGATTAAATGAACTGCATTTTCTACGCAGGAAATGTGTAAAATTGGTCAGTTATCGGACCACGATAGGTAGGTTAAAGAAACCAGCTCACTCCCAACTCTAGTCTGGGTCAGAAAGCTGGATGAGGCCTGATTTAACTTATCCATGACCACAGTTCAGTCCCAGCACAAGTCCTGACATGTTTTAGCTCTTGAGATGCTTTACTCCTCTAAACAAAGTCAAGTAAAAACATAAAGAAACAGTTTAACATCATGGAAAAAAGTTGATTTATTGTCTTTagctcctcctcttctttgACAAGCCTTTAATCATTTCTATTCTTGCACAAATTATTCAAATCGGGAGGGGGTTTGGGCAGCACCTGGCTgtgtgtatttttattattttttgtaatatttattttatcaacTACCTCTTCCAAGACCCAGATACCCCTGATATccatacccacacacacacacacacacacacacacacacacacacacacacacacacacacacacacacacacacacacacacaaatccctTCCTATCGTGTATCTCCGATTGTTCTTTTACTCTTCTCTTTACAACTTGGTTAGTTAGTTATTATGTTTGATAACAATCACAAATGAAtcttaaaatacatttaaaacattttaaaaagaaaatgaagcaaattcaataaaaaaactaagaaaattaAGTGAAACAACGACATGAGACTGTAATTTCAGATCtgaaaaatgatcaaaaattGATCAAAAAATCTCTTCAATTAAGTGTTTAATGTATTCAAATATAACAAATATAAGACTATAGATAGATAGGTAGATACCAGACTTGTTGAATGAACCGCGTTTGACAAAGAAAACCAGGATAAAGAAGAGgtgatgttatcctcccacttgacagcagggggcgctgttgcgcAGGTGATTCATGAAAGTGAGCTGAAGTACTCAAGTTTTTGGTTTTGAGCATTTTAGTATAGCTTAAAAGTTAAGCTTTTAAGACACTTTTTTGAATGCCTACACAAATAATTTACAAGAATATAATGAATTGATATCTTTTATAAATAGTTTTACATAAATCTTTAAAACAAACGGTTCTGTTTCCAAACAGGTCTTAAATGTGCTTCactaaaataaacataaaaagtgaAGTGAATCATCTCCTAAATCTCTAGCCACATATTTAAAAACGTGTAAAATCACACAAAACACTGCAATGGAATATGAATAGAAAACAAATCTTTATTTACAGTTTCATACTGAACACAAAATATAAATGATACGTAAAACGTGAATGAAATGAACGTCAGTAACAGAAATCAATAAGAAACACTATTCATCATCGTAACATGAAACATCAGCAGATCAGACGGTTTTTTCCGGGTGTGGCCAACGTTTCTCCTCGTGGCGGTAACTCATCACGAGAACGTTGTCTGTCATCCCAACGTCGCAGTTTTCCTGGAGCACAAAAGTCTTTTCTCAGTCTCTAACGCTCCCGTCCTCCTCAGACGTAGTCCTTGGGTGCAGATGAACGCGGGGCCGAGTATTTGGCGGAAAAGTTATCCTTGGGGGGGCAGTTGGCGCAGAGCAGGCCGCCGCCCAGGATGAGCAGGGCGGACGCCCCCCAGCCGATGAAGAGCGCCGCTCCCAGCTCGTCCTTCTGGGAGCTGACCAGCATGGGGTTGTAGAAGTCCCTGACCACGGAGTGGGCCGTCCAGCACACGGGCACCAGGCACAGCACGCCGGCGATGATGAACATCACCCCGCCCGCGATGCACACCTTGGCCTTGGACGCCTCGTCCTCCACGCAGTTGGTGCACTTGCCCCCGGCGACGGCCAGCAGCATGGCCATGAGCCCCACCAGGATGGCGACGATGGTCAGGGCGCGGGCCGCCTGCAGGTCCTGCGACAGCGCCAGCATGGAGTCGTACACCTTGCACTGCATCTGGCCCGTGCTCTGCACCACGCAGGTCATCCAGATGCCCTCCCACGTGGTCTGGGCCGTGACGATGTTCTGGCCGATGAAGGCCGTCACCCTCCACTGGGGGATGGCGCAGGCCACGATAACCCCGATCCAGCCGATGATGGACAGGGCGATGCCCAGGATCTGCATTCCAGCCGACACCATGTCTCGTTTGTTCTCTCACTTGTCCGTAAAGTAGGTTCAGAAGTCTTGAAAGTCTTTGCAGGGAAAATCCTGGAGAGTAAGTGCCTGTGTCCCGCACGGCGCGGGTCCTTTATACGCTGGGACCCGGGAGGGGCTTGACTCATGTTGACTGACAGTCACTCATGGGGCGTGACGCTGTttctgctgcccccccccccactcccagCCCGGGACGTGTGTCATCATGTCGGCATTTGTCTCCCAAAGGTGATCACGACAGGTGGAAACATGAGTCACGCACCTCCAGTTTGTTATCAGAGAAATAAATTAATGGAGTTAATGAACAACACGCCCTTGAAATGATGCTTTAGGCCGTGTGGCAACATTTCTGTTTCTGGTTCTGCTTTCCGTTGGGGGTTGTCATAGCAACATCTCCAACCAGCCTGCAGACTTTTGAATGAATTTCATGGACAAATCAAaagatttcgttttttttccagttttagaGTTGAATTTTTGGTCTTATTTTCAGTTTGAGGAAAAACAGACAAGCGTACATTCTTGTTAAAATTTCCTCTGAACAACCTGGTAAAGATTTGCAGGTAAACCCTGGACCCTCGGATCCCCCACAGCTCACACTTCCAGTCACACAGATGCAACAAACTCAAACAGGCATGAAAAACTGGGACCTCAGGTTCATTTTTCCGTCACCATTTCCATCTCAACCCTTCAGCCCTTTCTGAGGAGCAGCATGCAAGAACAGAAGAGTGGCTGACCTTGTGGGGATCGGCGGGGCCTCGGAGGCTGCAGGACGGTTGCAGGAGGCAGGAACAGCCTGTCCCGGGACAGGACGACGAGCACTTCTCCGGTCCTGGGTCTCTCCTCCGCGGCAGCGAGGGGACATCAGCGGAGAGGGACGCCGGGGAAATGGCGAAGAGCGTGGCGAGGGATTCCAGTTGTGAGGCTGCTGCACCGAGGGGGAACAGAGGACGAGGGCAGGGAGAGGATCAGATCCTTCAGGAAATGAATGGAGGCAGTGTTTAGGGGCCAGAACTACCATTGGGACTATAATACCTCTATTTTATCCCAGGCAGGATCATTAAGGGAGTTGGGTTCCACGTATAAGGAGGCAGATAAGGAGGAATTTTCACAATTAAGGCTTTGAGGAGAGATGGTTTCAGGTAGAGATGGTCCTGGTGTAGGATTCCCTTTAGCTGGAACAATCACCGGctgcacaaacacaaatacaggactgtctcagaaaatttgaatattgtgattttctgtaatgcaattacaaaaacaaaaatgtcatactgaaatattgcaagccttttattattttaatattgctgatcatggcttacagcttaagaaaactcaaatatcatatctcaaaaaagaatattctgggaatcttaatcttaaactgtaagccataatcagcaatatcaaaataataaaaggcttgcaatatttcagttgatttgtaatgaatccagaatgtatgacatttttgtttttttaattgcattacagaaaatgaagaactttatcacaatattcaaattttctgagacagtcatcTATATGCATGCATTAAAGTGAAATGTAAGAAATTAGAGTGAAAAATGAGGTCATACAGCCAGTTGTGTGAAACTAACTGTGTTTATTTTACAGTGCTGCTTTAGAACATTCACGTAAAGTAAAAGTCGTgctggttttttttccccccacaggTGCAGTCTCACTAAAAAGACACAGGGCAAAGTACATGGAGAGCCTCGGCTCTGGGCGTCGTGGGAAAACGCTCGAGGGGAGTGAAGTGACAAGTGTAAGCAGGCAAATAGGAGACAAGCCCAGACTTCAGCACAACGGTCGGATCTGGCTTGCAGTCAGGCCGGCCGGCCCGATTGAGGTGTTATGCAAATCTGGGAAGAGTCAAGAGAAACCTGAAATgtagaaaaacaacaaggtgCAGCGTTTAAATGTGGATTTAAATTCACTCAAACCAACATcttattgaatgaatgaatgaatgaatggtttatttcggttacattacattatatgcaactgacaaaacattatcatacatatttacactaatcagtttcacacaatacacaataacacacaaactctgtgcaaccgaaaaaggaataggctgaaggcaaaagataacccagtttatcagtaatacaaaagaaaagaaagaaaagaaaatttactCTAAATCGCTCTGCATAATCCAATTATATTCAAATCATTttgcattgtaatccttaattattttgtctttcaatttttttttaaaactaaacAGATATCtacataacaaaaaagaaaaacaaaaaagaaagtctaGAGTGCTCAGAAGGTTCATCTAAATTGTGTGacgaaggtgctctttggtgggaaaaatgatgtcaaaaaaagaagaaaaatccaaggcactcttcttcaaatataaaaagccttagGCTGTAACCCACTTTTTCTTCTATCTAATCTttctacatgaaatagccatttcaaataaaggctttttatatttgaagaagagtgccttggatttttcttctttttagatATCTACATAATTTCAGTTAATCACAAAGTCCATTCTATAATTTGACTTTGTTATTATTAAAGTTCCACTTTTGTTCGTCTCTACAGTAAACAAGGTGAAGACTATTTTTAACAGATATAAACATCTCAGCTCAGATGACAGAGTTTTCCATCCAGTGACGGGGGTTAAGTATCACCTGTGTGATGTCATCAACACACGCCGTCACAGTTTCAGTGGGTTATTTATACACGGAAGAAGTCCCTGTGGGCTCCTCCGCTGAGTAATACCTGTGTGGGCATGACATCATCACCCCAACCAGAACTTTACCAACGTCTGCAGTCGGACTGATGGCTCTCAGAGATGTTATTTACATGATCCTCACATAGAACAATAAAAAGCCCTGGAGCTGAAATGGGGATGGATATGAGCAATTTTGTGGGGAAATAGGAAGTGAAAAGTGCTGTTCTTCCCTAAGAACACTCTGTTCAGCTTTTGTGGTCATCTTTCTGTAAatgacacaaaaacaactccaggCGTAGGCGGGATTAAGCCATTAAAACTCGTCGTGGGTTAAAGAAACGTGTTGTGAAATTACACCAACCTGCATCGGCCTCTGGGAACCGGTGGGACCGGCTCGCTCTCCCTCTACAGGTGCTTTGcatgtttccacatgtttcctTGCAGGTTACACTCCTGCACCTGCAGGAATTATATGAACTCTTCCAATGATTAATAGTTCTGCAAAGACAAAGCTCTGCAGACAAACGTAAAGCTTTAGTTTGAGCAGAGCAAACAaattcatgactgaaaaaagccAAACATAACTGACTGTGACCGGAGATGGTAAATACAGCGTCATATTCTGGGGTTCGGACTTGTGTTTGTTTCGGATTAACAAGTAACAAGATAAAAACTGCAAATAAAGGCCTAACCGGTCAGTAAAACAATAATTATGACCATCAGGGACTGCTGGGGTGACCGATTGGGAGCGTCATGTGGAGAGTTGTAAAGAAAAGATTAACAAGTGTGGAGGTGCTTGATGTGACGGCCCAAACCATGAGCCCTCCGCCGCCGTGCTTGAGACACTGAAACAACAGATCATTGCATAAACCTTTTAAAAACTTCTTATTTCAAAAGACTTTCACTTTCCTCAATCAAAGTTTGAAACATCTATCTATCCCTCCCCACTGGTGAACATCatcaaaacagtaaataaactttatatatcttttcttttttaacatcagtagaaacaaaaaaaacaaacaaaaaaacgttCCTCATTTTGGTTGCAGCcattaaaaacacaacaaaaaaaggaatcTAAATAGAGTGATGCAAATGTTTCATCAGGGCGTGGTTTTTCCAGTAACAGGTAAGAAGTGAATTGTTGTGTAATTTGTCCAGTTTCATTTTGGCCCGAGATGCTGTGGACCAGTTCAGCCTTTActcacacaaaacaacaactttaCACAACACAACCTGAATGCAGGCCTTAAAAGGTATTAACGAGTCTCAAGTCGAGCCAAGATACCAAAGTGTGCATGTTAGTTTCTGTCAGAGTCTTGGTGTTGTACGTGCTCGTGCACTAGTCAGGGTTGAATGAGTCAGCAGATACTGTATGTCGACCTACCCAGCTGTGTTAACTGTGTATTTCCAGAGTCATGTGACCATACTTTCAGGTACCGTTCATCATTTCAGTGAAACTGTGAAAAAAGACGTGCaacaaaaagaaattaaagctgcaagcagcgatgaacgggccctcgcactcatggccaccgccccccataagcatatcagaaatgacaccacccacgactctctatgtcaaaccattcaaaagttatcgaccaatcagaagaaggggcggggctaatttgcaccaattatggtcaaggactcaaa
Proteins encoded in this window:
- the LOC133442005 gene encoding claudin-4-like, with protein sequence MVSAGMQILGIALSIIGWIGVIVACAIPQWRVTAFIGQNIVTAQTTWEGIWMTCVVQSTGQMQCKVYDSMLALSQDLQAARALTIVAILVGLMAMLLAVAGGKCTNCVEDEASKAKVCIAGGVMFIIAGVLCLVPVCWTAHSVVRDFYNPMLVSSQKDELGAALFIGWGASALLILGGGLLCANCPPKDNFSAKYSAPRSSAPKDYV